A portion of the Carya illinoinensis cultivar Pawnee chromosome 11, C.illinoinensisPawnee_v1, whole genome shotgun sequence genome contains these proteins:
- the LOC122282807 gene encoding cytochrome P450 86A22-like, translated as MEISTALMILSAIAAYFLWFGFISRSLSGPRVWPLLGSLPALIQHSNRMHDWIAENLRTCGGTYQTCICALPSLARKQGLVTVTCDPKNLEHILKARFDNYPKGPGWQAAFHDLLGEGIFNSDGDTWLFQRKTAALEFTTRTLRQAMARWVSRAIKFRFCPILETAQSHGKSIDLQDLLLRLTFDNICGLAFGKDPQTLSPGLHENGFALAFDQATEATLQRFILPEIVWKLRKWLRLGMEVNLGQSLEHIDQYLTDIINTRKLELQSQQQGGAGTAHDDLLSRFMKKKESYSNEFLQHVALNFILAGRDTSSVALSWFFWLVSQNSRVEEKILIEICTILMETRGNDPTKWVEEPLVFEEVDRLIYLKAALSETLRLYPSVPQDSKHVVANDILPSGAFVPAGSSITYSIYAIGRMEYIWGQDCLEFKPERWLSQDGKRLEAQDSYKFVAFNAGPRICLGKDLAYLQMKSIAAAVLLRHRLTVVPGHRVEQKMSLTLFMKYGLKVNVHPRNLKPILDTICIGDTCGRNPPALSNGHCDGVEMVDGIA; from the coding sequence ATGGAGATATCAACGGCTTTGATGATTTTATCAGCTATCGCTGCCTATTTCCTGTGGTTCGGGTTCATCTCAAGGTCATTGAGTGGTCCACGTGTCTGGCCTCTACTGGGTAGCTTGCCCGCTCTCATCCAGCACTCTAATCGCATGCACGACTGGATCGCCGAAAATCTTCGCACATGCGGCGGCACGTACCAGACTTGTATTTGTGCCCTTCCGTCTCTGGCTCGGAAACAGGGGCTTGTAACCGTCACGTGCGATCCAAAGAACCTGGAGCACATTTTGAAGGCTCGGTTCGATAATTACCCCAAGGGTCCCGGTTGGCAGGCGGCGTTCCATGATTTGCTCGGAGAGGGCATCTTCAACTCCGATGGGGACACGTGGCTATTCCAGCGTAAGACCGCCGCACTTGAATTCACCACCCGGACACTGCGCCAAGCCATGGCTCGGTGGGTGAGCCGGGCTATCAAGTTCAGGTTCTGCCCTATTCTTGAGACGGCTCAATCGCATGGAAAGTCGATTGATCTTCAAGATCTTCTACTTCGGCTCACTTTTGATAACATCTGCGGCTTGGCTTTTGGTAAGGACCCACAAACTCTATCTCCTGGATTACACGAGAATGGCTTCGCTTTGGCTTTCGACCAGGCCACCGAAGCCACGCTGCAACGCTTTATTTTGCCCGAAATTGTATGGAAGCTGAGGAAGTGGCTCCGGCTCGGAATGGAAGTCAACTTGGGCCAAAGCTTGGAACACATCGACCAATACTTAACCGACATCATCAATACACGTAAGCTCGAGCTACAGAGCCAACAGCAAGGTGGCGCTGGGACCGCACACGACGACCTGCTATCAAGGTtcatgaagaaaaaagagtCCTACTCGAACGAATTTCTCCAACATGTGGCACTCAATTTCATCCTGGCTGGACGGGACACGTCATCAGTCGCGCTAAGCTGGTTCTTTTGGTTGGTCAGTCAAAACTCAAGAGTGGAAGAGAAAATCCTCATCGAAATCTGCACCATCCTAATGGAGACACGTGGCAACGACCCTACCAAATGGGTGGAAGAACCCCTAGTGTTTGAAGAAGTTGACCGATTAATATACCTCAAGGCAGCATTGTCCGAGACCCTAAGGCTTTACCCATCGGTGCCACAAGACTCAAAGCACGTAGTTGCCAATGACATTTTGCCAAGTGGGGCTTTTGTGCCTGCAGGCTCATCCATCACCTATTCCATATATGCAATTGGACGAATGGAGTACATTTGGGGTCAAGATTGCTTAGAATTCAAGCCAGAGAGATGGCTGTCCCAAGACGGCAAAAGACTTGAGGCACAAGATTCATACAAATTCGTCGCGTTTAATGCTGGTCCAAGAATTTGTTTGGGGAAAGACTTGGCTTACTTGCAAATGAAGTCGATAGCTGCCGCGGTGCTATTGCGGCATCGGCTGACGGTGGTGCCAGGCCATCGTGTGGAGCAGAAGATGTCCTTGACATTGTTCATGAAATATGGGCTAAAGGTTAACGTCCACCCTAGGAACTTAAAGCCTATATTGGACACGATTTGCATTGGTGACACCTGCGGTAGGAATCCTCCAGCTCTAAGTAATGGGCACTGTGATGGGGTGGAAATGGTTGATGGGATAGCTTAA